From the genome of Athalia rosae chromosome 3, iyAthRosa1.1, whole genome shotgun sequence:
AAGCATATCAGTGCAATAAACTTGCGGGTGTCTAGGAAAAATGTTCTTTGCGATCACTggaataatagtaatgattgAACAACTAGTAGAGGTCACGTAGACTCACCCCCTTTTGATTGTTCGCATCTCTCTGAGCTGATATTTCCATTATTTATTCTACGCAGATGTCCGAGCTGCAAGATACTATAACAGGCAAAGATACCCTTGCTGCCGAATTACGCAATCAAGTTGATGATTTGCAATATGAGTTGAATAAGGTACGCTCTAGAAACGACAAGTTGGAGCATCATCTTGGGGAAGCCATTGAAAAGTTAAAGGCATTCCAGCAAATACACGGCACCGATGAGAAAGGATCAAACAAACCCAGTACATTGGTTGCTTCCAGTGTCTCCCAGACAAAGGTAACCACAGAGattacattttgaaaaaatgatttgatGTTTATGTGGTACCAACCTATTTCTCAATTGTTTCAAATTATGCCGGAATTTGATGACTTAAATTTTTACTAATGGATCTTGATGTATTTTAGGTTGAAGACCTACAGCGTGAACTAGAAGAAACACGCGAGCTCGCGAACAATAGACTGCAAGAATTGGATAAGCTTCACCAACAGCACAGGGACGCGCTCAAAgatgtggaaaaattgaaaatggatGTCAGTAGTGATCATAGCGTTTTAATATCAAAACCTTCCTTCAAGTTGACTACCTTTAGTCTTAAGTGCATAGTGATGCAAATCTGATGACAAAGATTGCTGTTCATTTGTGTCGCAGATTCGCCAGCTGCCAGAATCAGTCATCGTTGAAACAACTGAATACAAGTGTCTCCAGTCGCAGTTCTCTGTCCTGTATAATGAGTCTATGCAATTGAAGACTCAGCTAGACGACGCTCGGCAACAGCTTCAGTCCAGTAAAAACGCGCATCTTCGTCACATAGAGATGATGGAGGCAAGGAGACTTGTTAACACCGCTCATAagtgtatgaaatattttctggaGGTATGATAAGATTAGCAATCATTGGTTACAGAGTGAAGAGCTAATGGCTCAGAAGAAATTGCGCGGAGAGTGTATTCAGCTTGAGGATGTACTCGCTCAGCTTCGGAAAGAATACGAAATGCTGCGTATAGAGTTTGAACAGAATTTGGCTGCCAACGAACAGACAGGACCGATCAACAGAGAGATGCGACATCTGATCACTTCCTTACAGAATCATAATCAGCAACTGAAGGGAGAAGTACACCGGTATAAGCGGAAATACAAGGAAGCCTCTGCGGAGATACCAAGGGTAACAATATTCCTTGTCAATATTCTAGCTTGTTCGCATACTGAACTGTTTAATCCGTTAACCGTtgtatgataatgaaaattctcattcataactgttttctttgattcattaTACAACTAATGACCTGCGCAGCTTAAGAAAGAAGTGGAAGAAGCAACAAATAGATTGGGTCAACAAGTAGCccaagaaaacaaagaaggcAGCAGTTCCGATTGTAGTGGAAAGGAGGAGGATACATCGAGCTCTCTATCAGGTTCTACTCAGGTATGTACAATTTATCTTATCgtcaattgaatttcattctaCCAGATATCACCAGATATCAGATACCTTCAACACTTAACATCGTCATACCTGTTTTGACATATGATTTAGATCAAAGAGGAGTGTGGGGTCACTATCAAGAGGGAGAGTGGAGCtgatgaagaaattgaaactgTCGAAGTTGGCGAGGGAGAGTGTAGTAAGGGGACACCCGACTCGCTGCTCCTTGCATCACCGACCCTCAGGAAGGAAAAAGACattaagagagagaaagatataAAAAAGGAAGCTATCAAAACGGAACATCGCGATCTCGGTCATCGATCTAAGGAAACGAAATTAGCTGACTCGGAATTGGTCAGGGATCTCAAGGCTCAACTCAAGTGCGTATCGCCAGATCAATTCGCAATCTTCGTTCGATTTGCTTCTGTCAATATCCAAGTGTCATTTCAAAGACTGACCGCAAGCCCTCgactttcgacttttttttttatcagggaAACTTGTACGTTCAATGAAAAACGTGATGAAATTTTGTAGGAAAGCAGTAAACGAGATGAAAGAGATGAAGCTATTACTGGACATGTATAAGGGTGTTGGGAAAGAACAACGCGACAAAGTGCAACTAATGGCTGCTGAGCGTAAAACACGGGCGGAGGTTGAAGATTTACGTCAACAGATTAAGAAAATACAGGTAATGTTATTGAATGATGTCCCGATAACTTTTCACAACTTCTGTTAGGTGGGTGCATGGATGACCAGGTCACTAATTCGTATGTACAATTATCAGGAGAGCAAACGTGAGGAACGTAAAAAGCTAGCTGACGAGGATGCGcaattgaagataaaaaagcTGGAAGAGCAGGCGTACACTTTACAAAGACAGGTAGCCTCGCAGAAACAGGTAGATCACATTTCCACGCTTTACGTAAGTCATTTATTGCATGCATTGCCACTAATCTGCATCTTTTACTAGAATCATACAGAGCGTTGCCAACTAACATGAGTAAACTGACAGTTTTTTTatacaacaataattttttcaacaatatttaTTTCCTCATAATATTTGTCCATCTTGGAGATTCCTCAACTTTTCCAGAATTAGGGTGATGGCAATAGTAATGCCATGCAAGACTTTTCCTATTGtcgttaaattaaattaaatgtgAGATAAATATCAAGATTCGAGCGCGCTAGAAATGATACGGTACGGAAATGTAGTTTTGCTTATGCAGATAATGGCTGTGCATGTTCGTAGTGATAGTTTTGCTACGGGGATAGGATAGAACGGAGATGTAACGCTGAACAGAATTGCGTCTGGCTGCAGGAGGAGGAGGCCCTTCTGAATGAAATGGAAGTCACTGGGCAGGCATTTGAGGACATGCAGGAACAAAATTCAAGGCTCATTCAGCAATTACGGGAGAAGGATGATGCTAACTTCAAACTGATGACCGAGCGGATAAAGAGTAATCAGCTCCACAAGCTGGCCAGGGAGGAAAAGGATGTTCTTAAGGAACAGGTGATCACGTTGACCACTCAGGTTGAAGCTGCCAATGTGGTTGTCAGGAAACTAGAAGAGAAGGAACGACTATTACAAAATTCGCTTGCAACAGTTGAAAAGGAATTGGCACTGAGACAACAAGCAATGGAAATGCACAAACGGAAAGCCATAGAGAGTGCTCAGTCTGCTGCAGATCTGAAGCTGCATCTTGGTTAGTCACTAACACCATGTCGCCCAGcagtcatttttcaaatgaacaaGTTCTAGAAATCGGTCATCCCCAGATTCATATTTTGAGCCGCACCAGCGGCACCAAACTTTTTTTACCGGTTTTCATCTATCTCCACCTCTCCCTTATCTATTCTGTAAAGTCatctattatttttcagaaaagtATCATTCGCAAATGAAGGAGGCACAGCAGGTTGTGGCGGAAAAAACTAGCTCCTTGGAAGCGGAGGCatataaaacgaaaagattACAGGTGATATGCTCATTATCTACAACtacttatgtatgtacgttccTATAAGTATGTTCTTGAACAAGTGATGACAGTGTTTCCCATAACATGTATATGATTTGCTCTGTATCGGACAAAAGTTACTTTCTATACTTTTGCgttcaaaaattatacgaatttatttctcctttCTAATTAATATTTCAGGAAGAAATTGCACAGTTACGAAGAAAAGtggaaagaatgaagaaaattgagctggcaGAGACATTGGACGAGGTGATGGCCGAAGAGTTACGGGAGTACAAGGAAACTCTGACTTGTCCGTCGTGTAAAGTTAAGCGCAAAGACGCTGTGCTTACAAAGtgttttcatgttttttgTTGGGACTGTTTGCGTACACGTTATGAAACACGTCAACGTAAGTGTCCGAAGTGTAATTGTGCGTTTGGTGCTAATGACTATCACCGACTCTACCTATCGACATGAAGAACTGGTCGATCGACTAACATTTCCTGGTGATGCATCGTTCACTTGGTTCTGACGAGGCCGAAGAAGGCATTTGCTCGTAACTGAACTTGGATTTCTCACttaacatttttcaatgtaataCCGTAAACTGCTATTCATCGATTATACCAGTACTCTCGTAATACTTCCAAACTATTCCTGTTGGTATTCCGGATGCAGATAGAAGCCGACGTAGTCTGATACAATTCTTGACCGCCATGTGAGGAAAAAGTTTATGAAACGCAAATAAATTACATTTTAATTTACAGCAAGTTTTCCTCACTCTAATCTTGAGTCAAATtggttcagaaaaaaaaaacatttcctaTTTtagatgtttttttattttgtactaAAATATGTATCAGAACAATCGGGGGTGAATAAAAATGGTAGACAAGTTATGAATTGGGAACAACAGGTTCGAACCGATGAATCAGGCCATCTCGATGTCATCGGTTTGTTTGGTAGGCGTTGCGAGTACGTACGGGTCGTAGGTCCATGTCGGGAATACCCTTTTGTACAAATTCATCAGAACAGTGTCTTGAGATTTTAACTGCCCGTCGAATACACACTTCATATGCCCGTGTGTACCTGTAATTTGACACAGTGTAAAATAGCACGATGAAATATACAATAGTGCAATGCGAAGAGACAAACCTAGCGGCTCTTTGATGTGACCTCGACGACCGTGCTTAGTACGCAGCTGTACAGGTTTGAACCAATTGATATCCTCTCGATTGAAAAACATAAACCGCACAACGGCTGATCGCTTGTGAATTTTGAAAGGATACCCACTAAGAACAACTCTTTTAATCACTAGTCTATCCGGATTCACCGAAAGCACGCTTCCCGTCGCAATCAGTTCCTAGAACATGCCATTCAATGGAAAATAGAATGTTTGTCCTCTGCTCTGGTAAGAGGGTGACTTACCAGATCGCCGGCTTGATTTTCGATGTAACACATAACTGGACAGGGTGGGAATGTTACTGGCGCGTACATACTCGCAACCACCGTACTTCCAGGATGAAAGTATCGTTCGTACTGAAAAACGATAGCAGCTTTCTTTTACGAACCTCATACGATTGATAGACGTCGCCAGGGTTCTTCCTTATTCAAACCGGTCGTCAGTACATTGGTTTTTACCTTATGTTTACTGCCATTAGTATGCTGACTGAAAATTGGCAAAGCATAGAACTTTCTGAATCCGCATTGGAACAGTAATCTCGTCTTGGATTCAATAGCTTTGCTATTATTGGTCGTGCGCTTTAAGACAACATTCAGAACGGACATCTTATGTTCATGCGGCAGTAAGCCAAACAGTATCAGTGGTTGCTCCACTTTGGTGATGTAAGCCTTGTAGAGATCCTGGTTCACCTCGGTAACATGTATAGTTATGTACCAGCCGGGCTGTAACATTAATTCTATTGATAATGGCCTTGCACAGTCGGCATGACTCGTCCGAGTCTGAGTCACTACTACAGCGGATAAATGCAACCGAGGTGTAATTAAATTAAGCAGACGCCGCCTTGTGACATGAAGGATGATCGTTGATCTCACCGTTGGTCCGCACTCGTTCCAACTCTTCTTCAATATACGTTTCCGCGTGCGATCAAAATTCTCAAACTGGAAGATTCTTGCGTAGTCGGCCGGTAGGTTTTCCTTGGGATCCCAAGGACTTGTTCTGAATGATTCCAGGCCTCGGTATTTCGCGAAATATTCTCTGGCTGGTACGTTTTGGGGTGTGTCCTTTTCATCGGGAAACAGGGCGTCCAATTTCGCTTCTACATACAAGCACATGTcatatatttaatttaatgACATTCGTCGCTATATCTCAAGCAGTTTCTTTGATTGCGAGATGTAAGTAATTGATCAACCTTTGAATTTGATAATAGCTTGACGTTCTTCTTGCATGTCCATCTGTTGATCATATCGTTGGTCGTCAAGTGCAGCGTCGGAAGAGATTGTCATGGTTTCGTAGTCGTTCTCATCTCCAGATTCATTTTCGCTAAGCTCATACATCGAGGTTGGCTGCTCTGCATCAACTGCCATTCCTTCATCGCTTCCCTCATCAGACCCAGATTCCGATCCTTGATTTAATTCTTCTGTAGAGATTTGTAATTTACGTCAAAAATGACATATCGAGCAACAGAGACAAATATCGATGATTATCAAAGACCCACCATCGTCTACATCGGGTATCCAAGCTGCTTGATAAGAGGAAGTTCCTTTGGGAAGTAGCTTTACAACCTTCGTTTTTGTCAGTTTAATTTCGGCATCTGCCAATTCTTCACTGGTTGGCCAGGTTTGTTCAGCATCCAAGGGATCAGGTATATACTCCGACTGCAAAGATTCCTGTGACCGGAAAAACTTGATTTAAATAATTGCCAGCATATATGAAtgaagatatgaaaaaataccgCTTCTACCTGTATGTTTGAGTCAACTCGTTCCAAAATTCGTGTCGCAGCATTTTTGCCCATCTCAAAATCACTTGCTGTACAAAGATCTTtggtccgttttttttccaaaggatAAATGTCTTGTGGCGCATCGATTTGTGACATTTGAAACTCTCCAAATCCAGGTATGTGTACTAGGCCATTTACCGACATTCGTGAGCCGCGTAAATAACCAGTTACTTCCAAGGTGCCGTGGCCCTTTAACATCTGTTCAATAGTGGCAAAGATTTAACTTGATATACAATGTTTCGACAACACCTAACATTGTTCATGAACATATGGCAGGGGTTATTACAGGTGCTGGCTGTTGGCAAAGATCTCAATTGGCAATCGATAGCGGTACATACGGTTTGATCTCCAGTTTTGAATGTAACATTTTCGGCTAGCAGATGTGGTCGGTTATCTCTATAGGACAGGCTCCTCCGCTTTTGCAATCCCAGGCGTCTAAGGACATTTAATGCATCTATCGTTTTTTCTAGGGGCATAACTTTTTCATCTGGTAGCCACTTGGAAATCAACTTTTGCACTTGTTGCTTGCTATCATGCCATTTCTATTGAGACAAATGAAacatgtaaattttcaaaaggtgAACATTCTAGCGCCAAAGGACAAAATCCTTTTCCAAACTTGGATAATGATTCGTAATACCTTAGGATGGATGGTTTCCAAATCCATAACCGCTACTACGACACTAGGAAGACCCTGGGCTATCATTGCGGTCATGATTTCTTCTCCCCAGTTATCAATAGGCGCGTCCGTTGATCCACTTGTGGATTTTCGAATGGCCGGAACCaggaataaaatcgaatccGCAATTTTAGCAGCGTCCAAATTGGCAAAAGTGTCTCCCAGTGAGgggaaaatgaacgaaaatctcTGTTTGAATCTTGGCATACTGAAAATGTAAGAGATCTCATCAGCGGGTGAATCCAATATTAACTGGTTTGTTTGTTAATATGGTGTACGAGATCTAGACAGAAGTGACTTATTCAGAAAAGCGGGACACATCGTCATAAGCCAACTAATTTATAGACTGGTAATAAACGTAGCGTGCTTCCTCTGGTTCTTAACCATGGACACTGTATTTGTTTATACCCAATGTGAATGACGCCTGTGGGGCTTTTTGAAACGATTGCTGCTTCGTCAGTGCCAGTTAGCAGAGACAGGGCCGATTGGGGATCAAAATCCTGATTCAGTGGAATTACAGCAACGAGTAAGGGGGCTGCCAATGATCCACCAAGACTCCGCTTCTTTGTTAGAACctcttcgcgtttttttttgcgtatCTGCTGGGACTGATTTCTGCGTTCCTCCTTTCTCAATTCCCTGCAAGCTCGTTTCAACATTGACTGTGAAGCGACTTTACCTAAATGATCGTGCACATGAAACCCATTAGTAAGATTTCTTCGCTGATGCCCACAAGGATGCAAAAATTGTTGAACGAGTATCAAAACACGTGAGCGTTCGATCTATTAAAGCGTTCTTCGGAGTAAAGTCGGACAAATTGTTAGTCGCGTACATACCTTTGACTTCATTATCAATGCTTCCTTTGCTACGGTGTCTGCCAGTTTTGTGTAATTTGTTCGACTGTTTAAACACACCTGAACGGTGTCTATCTTGTTTCTCTATTCCCATATTAATGGTAGCAGTTATTTTGAGCACATGAACAGCGACAAATAATCCGAGAACGAGGTTGTATGAAAACGATCGGACCTATGAATACCTCACGGACTTGGGTAACCTAGTGGTTGTGTAAATAGGTAGTAAGTAAGTGAGTTGATTTCAGTGGTCTCTAGGCTCGGCATAGGAAATATAAGGATGtaggaaatatttcatatgtCCGTGGGTCTAGGGGTCTAGCCGCCTCAAGACCACCAAACGCGAGACCAAACGCAGCTCTAAATTCGGTGTGCAGGTTGGTGAACGCAGCATAGATCGCGCCAGCGACCTAGGTTCAGGCAAATTTTTCTgcgattccaaaatttttctctgttGCCGCGGTCGGTTTTCACGGGGAGGCACGGACGTGGGCACGGAACAGAAGGACTAGCTATTGTTATTCTGTGGCACGGAGGCACGGTGGCCACTGAGTCGGTGGCAACGGGAACGGGGTAGTGGGAACGTCGATCTCTTTAGTTTGTcttgtttttcatcttttactGATTTTAAAGTTTgagtttcgttaattttttggcTCCATTGTCGTCGATTTCGGACGAACTCTCGAAAATTAATGAGTTCTGAAGTAGTTTGAAGGAGCTTCGGCTAGCCGGAGTACACAAACAAAAGTAACAACAAAAATGGCGTTAGAAGAGGAGGCCCAGATTTGTAGGCTTTGCGGGCAGTGCGAGAGCATCTACATTGATGTCTTCGGGGAAGAGGGAACAAAGCGATATCTGAGCCTAAAAATCCATACGAAAGTCAATATTTTGGTGAGTTAATTTTTAGTTACTAACCCCTAAGATATTACTAGGTAACGGTAAGTGCCGCTGTTATTACTACACGCTGAGAATCCTGTATACGACCACGTGAACAAGTTGGGCTTTAATTTTCTCTACAAGCTCACCACCAACGATCAAAACCGGTGCCGAATTGATCAACAGTTATTCCCTACACGAGGTGTTCTGCGATTCCATTACTCACTATTATCCCGTATTCCGATTCTTTGGACTTGACATGTCATGTGACAAACGGTATTCTGTACTGAGTGAGGGTCTCTTTTATGAGGAATGCCGCTGAGTTCTCACGTGTATCTAGAAAGCTTATTGGACAATGGagtagaaatcattcttttctcaGAGCGTCGTAGTTCACAAGTTTGATACAACTTGTGTGATTACTATGTGCAAATTGCTGGTGAAATTGCAGGTTGAAATATTGCAATTCCAGATGTTCAGGTAGATATACAATAATACAATATGATATGCATGACGATATGTTCCAAGCTTGCATTTAGATATGAAATTACCGAATATAGTTAATATCATATAtgagttgaaatattttgcaaTATAAGACAAAGTGTTTTGAAATATCAGTTTACTGTTACGCAGGCAGATACTGTAGTTTGTACGCTGCCATATGATCACATTGAAAGTAAGTTGGATCAACTGCAGTAGGGTATAGAGCGGTAGGGTTTTGAAACGACTCGTAGTtggtttccaaatttttcagttcttAGTTCGATGTGGAATttagttatatttttcatcgcaccATATCAAATTGAGCATCAAAACTATGAATGTTCGATTAAACATGATCACATCtttttaatatttgaaaatatatcccAGTGAacaatattttgttttcattagTTTTTACCACTTCTCATCAGTACACATTTCTTTGTTACCCACTACACTGTTAAGTCTTAGAATTTTTCTCTGAACCACAGATAGATGAGAGGGACCCGCTGCCCAAGGCGATCTGCGTACAGTGCCTGGGCAAGCTGGAATTCGTTTGCGATTTTCAGGAGGAATGCCTTCGCACCCAACAACTGTTGCGCGATCGTTTCAATTGGCCATCTCCCAGTGACATTGTAAGTGATATATACCTATTGTTATCACTTGTAACATTAGCTATATTTTCATAGCTCTGCCGCTCTATTACTCATCATGCCAGTGTTCTCGGTTGTGAGTTGTTGTTTTTCAATAGGGAGCTCACAAATTCGTCTACTCTATGTTTCTTTGCTAACTTCTTTTCTGCTTTTCGAATTCAATCTAAATCACTCTACAGTTCCTCTACacgggtaaaaaatatttgtagcTACAAATCAGTCAGATCAGGTGTAGTAGTAATTCTGGTAGTTTCCTGCTTCGGTGAATCTAATTAGTGAGTAATTCGGAGAGTAATTTGCTCTGTCCACAGGACGAAATCAAAGTTGAAGATACTCCAGTTTCGTCAGTAAACAACAATAATACCAACCAAAATCAGAACCCTCCGGACATTGTCATTAATGATGCTGACGACATTGATTGTtttaaagaagaagaacagaGTTCATCTTGGAACGTTGCACCTGCCACAACCGACAATACTCCAAGAATTTTGATTGACGTGAAACGAGTGAAACCATCGTCTAGAAACATACCAGTTGAACACCACAATGGCATCACTATCACTGGAAATGTGGTGCAGTCTGTAACAACATCCTCAACCCCGTTAGATATATTACCAAATGATGACATTTTGAGTATTCAAATTCCTTCGACAAAGAACATCTTACCTGAGTTTGATATCGATGAAATCTGTCGTAGCGTTCCAATCGCCAATAGGTTGCGTAGTCAAGGAAACAACAGCGAAAGCAATTCTTTGGTGACACGTCATACCTTAGATAGGCCTCGTTTTCTCCAAGAAAATGACGAtgtgatacaaatacctacatCAGCTCTAAATAAGGTTCTGACTACTATTGCCAATTCTGACAACACGCAAGTCACAGTCAAGGAATCTACTAGTGTAAACGATGCTAACGGCGATCTGAATTTCCTTGTTGAGCttcgtcgtaaaaaaaatgcagagcTGGTGACTATTTTGGCTAAAGTATTTCCTGATCAGGGATCATGTATAGTGGATCGTGGAGCAATCATAAAGCTCTTGGAGAATCAAAATGACTCTGAGATGCAAGCAATCGTTGCCAAAGTCTTGGGTCAGTTCAATTCCAATGAGGATGACATTAACAATGGGGAGACAAAATTGGTTGTTGGAAGGAATCCTGAGGACCTTTTCCGCATGGACGGAGAAGAAATAAGCGTTGAAGAGAACATAGAACAAGTGAGCGTTGAGAACCGTACCCGCTACATTTGTAGACTCTGTCGAAAGAAGTATAGTCGCAAGGACAAATGCACTGTGCATGTCAAAACCCACCTGGGAATAAAGCAATATCTTTGTACTCTCTGCCCTGCAAAGTTCGTCTGCAAATCGGATGTACTCAAACACATAAGGTCAACACACACAAATCCTAGGCCGTTCCAGTGTCCAAAGTGCCCGAGAAGGTTGCGTTCAAAATTTGACCTTATCGAACACGACAATGTTCATGAAGGTATAAAGCCTTATTCGTGCAGCGAATGCGGGCTAAGATATCATCACAAAGTATCCCTGCAAATGCATGCCAAGTCCCACCTACCCTCGCAGAATCTTGCATGTGAATACTGCGGTAACGTTTTCCCATTCCGAACGAGACTTTTGAGCCACATAGCTAGTGTTCATATGAAAAACAGGCGCAATTTCCGATGTCACTTCTGTTACAACTTATACTCCAGTCTCTCAGTGCTCAATAACCACATAAAATCTAGCCATGCTGCTACACATGTTTGTGAAATATGTGGTAAGGAATTCAAGGTCAAATCGAAATACAAAACTCATGTCCTCCAGCATGAAAACCCAAGACCTTTCAGCTGTCCTGTTTGTAAGAACAAGTATGCCTCGCGGACTTTTCTAAGCGAGCATCTCTCCAAGCATCAGGGAATCCGTAAACACATATGCCAGAAATGTGGAGCCACTTTTGCTCAGGCAAGCCACCTGGCTGCACATCGACACGTtcatggtgaaaaaaaatactcatgCCCCGATTGTGGGCGGAGATTCAACAGGCAAGACAATATGAAGGTGCACAGAAAACGACACTTCAAACCGGCGTCCACTAGGCCAAAAGAACAGAATCGTCTGCCCAAGCAATCTCCGAAAGAGAACAGCACCCCACCTTCttctgattgaaaaatagtttGTTCCTGTACATGCCCACCATTTATAACGAGGGTCGGCCAAAGTTTTGCCATGATTCCGATAGTGCTTCTATCTCATTATTAGACTGACGAGTGGATATACTTCATTTCGGATTTGCCATCTGAACCCATATGCAGGCAACTCATGACTGCATAGTTGCCAAATTCCATTTCAAATCTTCActtcaataaaatattcttagATAGATTTTATGGGCTACGAGAGCCATTACGGGCTTCCAAGACagaatttttcaccaaatGTTATAGCTATCTTAAGGGGGACGACTTTTGAAAAAGTGC
Proteins encoded in this window:
- the LOC105685505 gene encoding E3 ubiquitin-protein ligase Bre1 isoform X1, yielding MIRRITCKRHLYVKPHTSRNTSRMSKRSADTGDPGSQPPIKKVQFEPILIGPISTLEEMDMKVLQFQNKKLAQRLEQRHRMEAELRQRIEQLEKRQTQDDAVLNVVNRYWNQLNEDIRVLLQRFDAETADESENKNESEATTSFLMQLSSWDKEELDDKLANRVQVSKRAVSKVVQAFDRLSQRNEKITLALKGESEGEEVPNIDDVVKKANAEIQMENRNLQAINIQLHEKYHTISLKMSELQDTITGKDTLAAELRNQVDDLQYELNKVRSRNDKLEHHLGEAIEKLKAFQQIHGTDEKGSNKPSTLVASSVSQTKVEDLQRELEETRELANNRLQELDKLHQQHRDALKDVEKLKMDIRQLPESVIVETTEYKCLQSQFSVLYNESMQLKTQLDDARQQLQSSKNAHLRHIEMMESEELMAQKKLRGECIQLEDVLAQLRKEYEMLRIEFEQNLAANEQTGPINREMRHLITSLQNHNQQLKGEVHRYKRKYKEASAEIPRLKKEVEEATNRLGQQVAQENKEGSSSDCSGKEEDTSSSLSGSTQIKEECGVTIKRESGADEEIETVEVGEGECSKGTPDSLLLASPTLRKEKDIKREKDIKKEAIKTEHRDLGHRSKETKLADSELVRDLKAQLKKAVNEMKEMKLLLDMYKGVGKEQRDKVQLMAAERKTRAEVEDLRQQIKKIQESKREERKKLADEDAQLKIKKLEEQAYTLQRQVASQKQVDHISTLYEEEALLNEMEVTGQAFEDMQEQNSRLIQQLREKDDANFKLMTERIKSNQLHKLAREEKDVLKEQVITLTTQVEAANVVVRKLEEKERLLQNSLATVEKELALRQQAMEMHKRKAIESAQSAADLKLHLEKYHSQMKEAQQVVAEKTSSLEAEAYKTKRLQEEIAQLRRKVERMKKIELAETLDEVMAEELREYKETLTCPSCKVKRKDAVLTKCFHVFCWDCLRTRYETRQRKCPKCNCAFGANDYHRLYLST
- the LOC105685505 gene encoding E3 ubiquitin-protein ligase Bre1 isoform X2, whose amino-acid sequence is MIRRITCKRHLYVKPHTSRNTSRMSKRSADTGDPGSQPPIKKVQFEPILIGPISTLEEMDMKVLQFQNKKLAQRLEQRHRMEAELRQRIEQLEKRQTQDDAVLNVVNRYWNQLNEDIRVLLQRFDAETADESENKNESEATTSFLMQLSSWDKEELDDKLANRVQVSKRAVSKVVQAFDRLSQRNEKITLALKGESEGEEVPNIDDVVKKANAEIQMENRNLQAINIQLHEKYHTISLKMSELQDTITGKDTLAAELRNQVDDLQYELNKVRSRNDKLEHHLGEAIEKLKAFQQIHGTDEKGSNKPSTLVASSVSQTKVEDLQRELEETRELANNRLQELDKLHQQHRDALKDVEKLKMDIRQLPESVIVETTEYKCLQSQFSVLYNESMQLKTQLDDARQQLQSSKNAHLRHIEMMESEELMAQKKLRGECIQLEDVLAQLRKEYEMLRIEFEQNLAANEQTGPINREMRHLITSLQNHNQQLKGEVHRYKRKYKEASAEIPRLKKEVEEATNRLGQQVAQENKEGSSSDCSGKEEDTSSSLSGSTQIKEECGVTIKRESGADEEIETVEVGEGECSKGTPDSLLLASPTLRKEKDIKREKDIKKEAIKTEHRDLGHRSKETKLADSELVRDLKAQLKKAVNEMKEMKLLLDMYKGVGKEQRDKVQLMAAERKTRAEVEDLRQQIKKIQESKREERKKLADEDAQLKIKKLEEQAYTLQRQVASQKQNCVWLQEEEALLNEMEVTGQAFEDMQEQNSRLIQQLREKDDANFKLMTERIKSNQLHKLAREEKDVLKEQVITLTTQVEAANVVVRKLEEKERLLQNSLATVEKELALRQQAMEMHKRKAIESAQSAADLKLHLEKYHSQMKEAQQVVAEKTSSLEAEAYKTKRLQEEIAQLRRKVERMKKIELAETLDEVMAEELREYKETLTCPSCKVKRKDAVLTKCFHVFCWDCLRTRYETRQRKCPKCNCAFGANDYHRLYLST